In a single window of the Clarias gariepinus isolate MV-2021 ecotype Netherlands chromosome 16, CGAR_prim_01v2, whole genome shotgun sequence genome:
- the gna13b gene encoding guanine nucleotide-binding protein subunit alpha-13b, which yields MKVCVTKMADFLPSRSFLSVCFPKCLLNTSEAEQLRISKEIDRCISKDKTYVKRLVKILLLGAGESGKSTFLKQMRIIHGQDFDQLAREEFRPTIYSNVIKGIRVLVDAREKLHIPWGDEKNQTHGEALMSFDTRSAQGMVESKIFLQFLPAVRALWADSGIQHAYDRRREFQLGESVKYFLDNLEKLGMPDYLPSQQDILLARRPTKGIHEYDFEIKNVPFKMVDVGGQRSERRRWFECFDSVTSILFLVSSSEFDQVLMEDRLTNRLTESLNIFGTIVNNRVFSNVSIILFLNKTDLLEEKVKTVAIKDFFPEYEGDPHSLEDVQKFLVTCFRNQRREQQNKPLYHHFTTAINTENIRLVFRDVKDTILHDNLKQLMLQ from the exons ATGAAAGTTTGTGTTACAAAGATGGCGGATTTCCTGCCGTCCCGGTCCTTTCTATCCGTATGTTTCCCCAAATGTCTACTCAACACCAGCGAAGCGGAGCAGTTAAGGATATCCAAAGAGATCGACAGATGTATTTCGAAGGACAAAACGTACGTAAAACGACTAGTGAAGATACTTTTGCTCGGCGCCGGCGAAAGCGGCAAGTCCACTTTCCTCAAGCAGATGCGCATCATACACGGACAGGATTTCGACCAGCTGGCCCGAGAGGAGTTCCGACCGACTATCTACAGTAACGTTATCAAAG gtatTCGTGTCCTAGTGGATGCACGGGAAAAGCTACACATCCCATGGGGCGACGAAAAAAATCAGACCCACGGCGAGGCACTGATGAGTTTTGACACACGCTCGGCTCAGGGCATGGTGGAGTCTAAAATCTTTCTGCAGTTTCTGCCAGCAGTTCGTGCTTTGTGGGCCGACAGTGGTATACAGCATGCCTATGACCGCCGCCGTGAATTTCAACTG GGTGAATCAGTGAAATATTTCTTGGATAACCTGGAAAAACTTGGAATGCCG GACTATCTGCCGAGTCAGCAGGACATCTTACTGGCGCGCAGGCCCACCAAAGGCATCCATGAGTACGACTTCGAGATCAAGAACGTCCCGTTTAAGATGGTTGATGTGGGCGGACAGCGGTCCGAGCGCCGTCGTTGGTTCGAGTGCTTCGACAGCGTCACCTCTATCCTCTTTCTGGTTTCATCGAGCGAGTTCGACCAGGTGCTGATGGAGGACCGCCTGACCAACAGGCTGACGGAGTCGCTCAACATCTTCGGCACCATCGTCAACAACCGCGTGTTCAGCAACGTCTCCATCATCCTGTTCCTGAACAAGACCGACCTGCTGGAGGAGAAAGTCAAGACCGTGGCCATCAAGGACTTCTTCCCCGAGTACGAGGGTGACCCGCACAGCTTGGAAGACGTGCAGAAGTTCCTCGTCACGTGCTTCCGCAACCAACGCCGCGAACAACAGAACAAGCCGCTCTACCACCACTTCACCACGGCCATCAACACTGAGAACATTCGCCTCGTCTTCCGGGATGTCAAGGACACCATCTTGCATGACAATCTCAAGCAGCTCATGCTGCAGTGA